A stretch of Arachis hypogaea cultivar Tifrunner chromosome 15, arahy.Tifrunner.gnm2.J5K5, whole genome shotgun sequence DNA encodes these proteins:
- the LOC112746988 gene encoding putative dynamin-related protein 4A, producing MLLFSSILNSSISLGGNLTMVDLPGITRVPVHGQPENIYDQIKDIIMEYIRPEERIILNVLSSTVDFTTCESIRMSQSVDKTGLRTLAVVTKADKSPEGLLEKRLVQVQGMIISKTLSEIVKKITEKLTYKLT from the exons TATTAGTTTGGGAGGGAACTTGACAATGGTGGATCTTCCTGGTATAACTAGGGTTCCTGTTCATGGCCAGCCTGAAAATATCTATGATCAGATCAAGGATATTATCATGGAGTATATTAGGCCTGAAGAGAGAATTATTCTGAATGTTCTTTCTTCTACCGTTGATTTTACTACTTGTGAATCCATAAGAATGTCTCAGTCTGTGGATAAAACTGGTTTGAGAACCTTGGCTGTTGTAACAAAGGCTGATAAGTCTCCTGAAGGCTTGTTGGAGAAG AGGCTAGTTCAAGTTCAAGGCATGATCATATCCAAAACTTTGTCCGAAATTGTGAAGAAAATCACTGAGAAGCTGACTTACAAGCTGACTTAA